The following coding sequences lie in one Benincasa hispida cultivar B227 chromosome 6, ASM972705v1, whole genome shotgun sequence genomic window:
- the LOC120080310 gene encoding protein FANTASTIC FOUR 1-like, whose protein sequence is MTMMMSFYRKSLHSFLSFTDNLSSKSSPPFNNSNSHLELHHGLGLGLINSDHNLMQFNKSPNILESSSLIKPPLSPSPSSATRKDPRGVGFIEDVGGGVDGLMSCTETLGFESSDERLVNDELTTMEDGGGSTVRIRRRKVVEERKFPPPLTSLNQHGHPNFYLRPVRKDGRLELTEIRIERTEILRACRGDGRLRLHLIKDEELGQNDGRSKDNIDNNDAIEEENDEKNEEEEVEEAEDLVKEEKMELRRCVVMMNHQRRREHRRGHHHQHLDVWRQHCVTTS, encoded by the coding sequence ATGACGATGATGATGAGTTTTTACAGAAAAAGTCTCCACTCTTTCTTGTCCTTCACCGACAACCTTTCTTCCAAATCTTCACCACCCTTCAATAACTCCAATTCCCACCTTGAATTACACCATGGCTTAGGCTTAGGATTAATTAATTCCGATCATAATCTTATGCAATTCAATAAATCTCCTAATATTCTTGAATCATCCTCACTCATTAAACCTCCTCTTTCTCCGTCGCCGTCCTCCGCCACGAGAAAGGACCCGCGTGGGGTCGGTTTCATCGAAGACGTAGGCGGTGGCGTGGACGGGTTGATGTCGTGCACCGAAACCTTAGGATTTGAGAGCTCCGATGAGAGATTGGTGAATGATGAATTGACGACGATGGAGGATGGCGGTGGGTCTACGGTGAGGATACGGCGGAGGAAGGTGGTGGAAGAGAGGAAGTTTCCGCCACCATTGACGTCGTTGAATCAACATGGACATCCGAATTTTTATCTCCGACCGGTGAGGAAAGATGGGAGATTGGAGCTGACCGAGATTAGGATCGAACGGACCGAGATTCTTCGGGCGTGTCGTGGAGATGGACGGTTGAGATTGCATCTCATTAAAGATGAAGAACTAGGACAAAATGATGGCCGCAGCAAAGACAACATCGACAACAATGATGCGATTGAAGAGGAAAACGACGAGAAAAACGAAGAAGAGGAAGTAGAAGAAGCGGAGGATTTAGTGAAGGAAGAAAAGATGGAATTGAGGCGGTGTGTTGTGATGATGAACCACCAGCGCCGACGTGAGCACCGCCGTGGCCACCACCACCAGCATTTGGATGTGTGGAGGCAGCACTGCGTGACAACAAGTTaa